The proteins below come from a single Triticum aestivum cultivar Chinese Spring chromosome 5D, IWGSC CS RefSeq v2.1, whole genome shotgun sequence genomic window:
- the LOC123123758 gene encoding protein FAR1-RELATED SEQUENCE 6 yields the protein MADLIPGEGELAFGGNQDDDDAEDASPGSKELAAMVEAAAAASVELDAAADRAPPYGDDRTPRDGMVFKSYEEVLNFYKRYALRTGFGVCVKKSSFTKAGLCRRLLLVCNRWGNGKEDACYQARPTAKTNCQATVVARLWGDGMLHLTDVSLDHNHPLNPSAARFLRCYKTLPSGMSKDLVVRAARGECATSGGDVEAPPMFDDWGRLKIREGDVQAINCFFAEMQAKQPNFFYVMDFYVEGHLRSVLWADSRSREAYQYFSDAIWVDTTCLRSKFNVPLVLFLGVNHHGQLVLLGCGLLSDESTESFLWLFKAWLTCMKGRLPGAMITDESVAIKAAVREVFPKTRHRISDWHIVRSIAEKLGELPEYESIKVQMEAVIYGSLKDDQFETRWKNLINRFGLQDNEWIIFLYENRHLWVPSFLKDAFWAGLSVNHRESPGAFFDGSVSHETTLVSFLSNYMILVQYKYKMEQQDDFESLTSGRVLVSKFPMEEQISKLYTLNMFVKFQDELKSTLDCQVQQVSPSSFVVIDLAEQGTGLVTRKYEVVHCMETNRMECNCGLFQFSGIVCRHALSVLKWQQVYDIPPCYVLNRWRSDFKQLHALDNPLKDPLVSSNHVERYDHISLQCLRLVEIGMVSDDKYQHALKLISDMKRTLLDDNLCRELEQKMSPPERAIVVNGDSHAQPGSSEGGPAKKRRGRPPKKSKEISAESVSNQCGNKESLLVSSDVSQKGALHSSSTASNLGTHVRAHGVDDLMEEVNANEVSFESRYGVQSSHPNHYGDQLHPGHTLQFGQHISAEQSRGVEWVYPTIYQDDQVPYGRRTS from the exons ATGGCGGACCTGATTCCGGGGGAAGGAGAGCTGGCCTTCGGCGGCAACCAGGACGACGACGACGCGGAGGACGCCTCGCCGGGCAGCAAGGAGCTGGCCGCcatggtggaggcggcggcggcggcgagcgtggAGCTGGACGCGGCCGCCGACCGGGCGCCGCCGTACGGGGACGACCGGACGCCGAGGGACGGGATGGTGTTCAAGTCGTACGAGGAGGTGCTCAACTTCTACAAGCGCTACGCCCTGCGCACCGGCTTCGGCGTCTGCGTCAAGAAGTCCTCCTTCACCAAGGCCGGCCTCTGCCGCCGCCTCCTGCTCGTCTGCAACAGGTGGGGGAACGGCAAGGAGGACGCCTGCTACCAGGCCAGGCCCACTGCCAAGACCAACTGCCAGGCCACCGTCGTCGCCAGGCTCTGGGGGGACGGCATGCTGCACCTCACCGACGTCAGCCTCGACCACAACCACCCGCTGAACCCCTCCGCGGCGCGCTTCCTGCGGTGCTACAAGACGCTGCCCAGCGGGATGAGCAAGGACCTGGTGGTGAGGGCCGCCAGAGGCGAATGCGCCACGTCCGGCGGCGACGTCGAGGCCCCCCCGATGTTCGATGACTGGGGGCGACTCAAGATCAGGGAGGGTGATGTTCAGGCCATCAATTGCTTCTTTGCAGAGATGCAGGCCAAGCAGCCAAACTTCTTCTATGTCATGGATTTCTATGTGGAGGGTCACCTGAGGAGCGTTCTTTGGGCCGATTCAAGATCCAGGGAAGCATACCAGTATTTTAGCGACGCTATCTGGGTCGATACCACCTGCTTGAGGAGTAAGTTCAATGTGCCCCTGGTTTTGTTTCTCGGGGTGAACCATCATGGCCAGCTTGTCTTGTTAGGGTGCGGCTTGCTTTCGGATGAGAGTACAGAGAGCTTCCTATGGCTGTTCAAAGCATGGCTAACTTGTATGAAGGGAAGGCTTCCAGGCGCCATGATTACGGATGAGTCTGTGGCGATAAAAGCTGCGGTTCGAGAAGTGTTCCCCAAAACACGCCATAGGATAAGTGATTGGCATATAGTGAGAAGTATTGCTGAAAAGTTAGGAGAGTTGCCAGAATATGAATCGATAAAAGTCCAAATGGAGGCAGTGATATATGGTTCCTTGAAGGATGATCAGTTTGAGACAAGGTGGAAGAACTTGATCAATAGGTTTGGCCTTCAGGATAATGAATGGATCATCTTTCTGTATGAAAATCGACACTTGTGGGTCCCTTCCTTCCTGAAAGATGCCTTCTGGGCTGGACTGTCTGTTAACCACCGGGAAAGCCCAGGTGCATTCTTTGATGGTTCAGTGAGCCATGAAACCACATTGGTGTCGTTCCTTAGCAACTACATGATTCTTGTACAGTACAAGTACAAAATGGAGCAGCAGGATGATTTTGAGTCATTAACCAGCGGCAGGGTCCTTGTATCAAAGTTCCCTATGGAAGAGCAGATATCCAAATTGTACACCCTGAACATGTTTGTGAAATTCCAGGATGAGCTAAAATCAACCCTGGACTGCCAAGTTCAACAAGTATCGCCATCTTCTTTTGTAGTTATTGACTTAGCTGAACAAGGCACAGGATTAGTGACTAGAAAGTATGAGGTTGTTCACTGTATGGAGACCAACAGGATGGAATGTAACTGTGGCCTATTTCAGTTTAGTGGAATTGTTTGTCGGCATGCGTTATCGGTGCTTAAATGGCAGCAAGTGTATGATATCCCCCCTTGCTATGTACTTAACAGGTGGAGGAGTGATTTTAAGCAGCTGCACGCTCTGGATAATCCACTCAAGGATCCTTTAGTATCGAGTAATCATGTTGAGCGTTATGACCATATTTCCTTGCAGTGCCTCCGTCTTGTTGAGATTGGAATGGTTTCAGATGACAAGTATCAGCATGCATTAAAACTAATAAGCGACATGAAAAGGACCCTTCTTGATGATAATTTGTGCCGCGAGTTGGAGCAGAAAATGTCACCTCCTGAACGCGCAATTGTTGTGAATGGTGATAGCCATGCACAGCCTGGTTCATCTGAGGGGGGTCCAGCCAAAAAACGCCGCGGCCGTCCTCCCAAAAAGAGTAAAGAGATAAGCGCGGAGTCTGTGTCAAATCAATGTGGAAACAAG GAGTCTTTACTGGTATCTTCGGATGTAAGCCAGAAGGGTGCTTTACATTCTTCTTCAACTGCCTCCAACCTTGGTACTCATGTCAGAGCACATGGTGTTGATGATCTTATG GAAGAAGTTAATGCTAATGAGGTATCATTTGAGAGCCGTTATGGGGTGCAATCTAGCCATCCAAATCATTATGGTGACCAGCTGCATCCAGGCCACACATTGCAG TTTGGCCAACACATATCCGCAGAGCAATCTAGGGGAGTCGAGTGGGTGTATCCGACTATATATCAG GATGATCAAGTGCCTTATGGCAGGCGGACATCTTGA